One segment of Antennarius striatus isolate MH-2024 chromosome 5, ASM4005453v1, whole genome shotgun sequence DNA contains the following:
- the LOC137596022 gene encoding calglandulin-like has product MASQLTQEHITEYKGVFEMFDEEGNGDVKTQELERLMSLMGINPTKRELSQMAKDVDKHGKGIFNCESFLGLMALYHERTKNQDAELRAAFKVFDKEAKGYIDWNTLKYVLMNAGEPLNEIEAEQMMKEADRDGDGTIDYEEFVAMMTGNLFKMS; this is encoded by the exons ATG GCCAGTCAGTTGACACAAGAGCACATCACAGAGTACAAAGGAGTTTTTGAGATGTTTGATGAAGAGGGTAATGGCGATGTGAAAACACAGGAGCTGGAGAGACTGATGAGTTTAATGGGAATCAATCCTACAAAGAGAGAGCTCAGCCAGATGGCCAAAGACGTGGACAAACATG GTAAAGGCATATTTAACTGTGAGAGCTTTCTGGGTCTGATGGCATTGTACCATGAAAGAACCAAGAACCAGGATGCCGAACTCAGAGCTGCCTTTAAAGTTTTCGACAAAGAAGCCAAGGGATACATCGACTGGAACACGCTCAA GTATGTCCTGATGAATGCTGGAGAACCTCTGAATGAGATAGAGGCAGAGCAAATGATGAAGGAAGCAgatagagatggagatggaaCAATTGATTACGAAg aatttgttgccatgATGACGGGGAACTTGTTCAAAATGAGCTGA
- the c5h3orf18 gene encoding uncharacterized protein C3orf18 homolog isoform X1 — translation MATTAARTTSFLSTSATTTAMPFVSMGSRARDNVTSRTTLMTVTITTNETGFNATTFPQTVIEGSGMGMVLLPFGIITIIGLAVVIMLYIRKRKRLEKLRHQLMPMYNFDPAEEQDDLLEQELLDHGRDGSLTGPNAKTLTTSQGTMQRPSRLVFTDVAKALNA, via the exons ATGGCTACAACTGCAGCAAGGACAACAAGTTTTCTCTCCACATCTGCCACCACCACTGCGATGCCCTTCGTCTCGATGGGCTCGAGGGCAAGAGACAACGTCACCTCCAGGACAACATTAATGACTGTTACTATAACAACAAACGAGACCGGTTTCAATGCCACCACGTTTCCACAGACAGTGATTGAGGGCTCAGGGATGGGAATGGTGCTCTTACCATTTGGCATCATTACTATCATCGGCCTAGCAGTGGTAATT ATGTTGTATATTCGGAAACGAAAGCG ATTGGAGAAGCTGAGGCATCAGCTCATGCCCATGTACAACTTTGACCCGGCAGAGGAACAAGATGACCTGCTGGAACAGGAGTTATTGGACCATGGGCGAGATGGCAGTCTCACTGGTCCCAATGCCAAG ACTCTCACAACCTCCCAGGGCACCATGCAGAGGCCCAGTCGCCTGGTCTTCACAGATGTAGCCAAAGCTCTCAATGCTTAG
- the c5h3orf18 gene encoding uncharacterized protein C3orf18 homolog isoform X2, with protein sequence MATTAARTTSFLSTSATTTAMPFVSMGSRARDNVTSRTTLMTVTITTNETGFNATTFPQTVIEGSGMGMVLLPFGIITIIGLAVVIMLYIRKRKRLEKLRHQLMPMYNFDPAEEQDDLLEQELLDHGRDGSLTGPNAKC encoded by the exons ATGGCTACAACTGCAGCAAGGACAACAAGTTTTCTCTCCACATCTGCCACCACCACTGCGATGCCCTTCGTCTCGATGGGCTCGAGGGCAAGAGACAACGTCACCTCCAGGACAACATTAATGACTGTTACTATAACAACAAACGAGACCGGTTTCAATGCCACCACGTTTCCACAGACAGTGATTGAGGGCTCAGGGATGGGAATGGTGCTCTTACCATTTGGCATCATTACTATCATCGGCCTAGCAGTGGTAATT ATGTTGTATATTCGGAAACGAAAGCG ATTGGAGAAGCTGAGGCATCAGCTCATGCCCATGTACAACTTTGACCCGGCAGAGGAACAAGATGACCTGCTGGAACAGGAGTTATTGGACCATGGGCGAGATGGCAGTCTCACTGGTCCCAATGCCAAG TGTTGA